A single region of the Rhizobium sp. NLR16a genome encodes:
- a CDS encoding aldo/keto reductase, giving the protein MKYNSLGRTDISVSEICLGTMTWGSQNSEADAHAQMDYAVEKGVNFFDTAELYPTTPVSPETQGWTEDYIGSWFSKSGKRRNIVLATKVAGRGRDYLRGGEGADAKNIRQALEASLKRLRTDYVDLYQIHWPNRGHFHFRQNWSYNPFTQDRDKAVANMVEILETLGALVKEGKIRAIGLSNETTWGIQKYLTLSEQKGLPRVASVQNEYNLLYRHFDLDLAELSHHEDVGLLAYSPLAGGILTGKYVDGLRPKGSRASINPDIGGRLQPLQEPATKAYVALAARYGLNPTAMALAFCRSRPFMTSVIIGATSMEQLDTDLCSVNLKLSIEVLAEIEKVHRQYPMPM; this is encoded by the coding sequence ATGAAGTACAATTCCCTAGGCCGAACCGACATTTCCGTCTCAGAAATCTGCCTCGGCACCATGACCTGGGGCTCGCAGAACAGCGAAGCCGACGCTCATGCGCAGATGGACTACGCCGTCGAGAAGGGCGTGAATTTCTTCGATACCGCCGAACTCTACCCAACCACACCGGTTTCGCCCGAAACACAGGGCTGGACCGAAGACTATATCGGCAGCTGGTTCAGCAAATCGGGCAAGCGTCGAAATATCGTGCTTGCGACCAAGGTCGCCGGCCGCGGCCGCGATTATCTGCGCGGCGGCGAAGGCGCGGATGCAAAGAACATCCGCCAGGCGCTCGAGGCCAGCCTGAAACGGCTGAGGACGGATTACGTCGACCTCTACCAGATCCACTGGCCGAACCGCGGCCATTTCCACTTCCGTCAGAACTGGAGCTACAATCCCTTCACCCAAGATCGAGACAAGGCTGTCGCCAATATGGTCGAGATCCTGGAAACACTGGGCGCGCTGGTGAAGGAAGGCAAGATTCGCGCGATCGGCCTTTCGAACGAAACCACCTGGGGCATCCAGAAATATCTGACGCTCTCAGAACAGAAGGGTCTACCGCGCGTCGCCAGCGTACAGAACGAGTACAATCTGCTCTACCGCCATTTCGACCTCGATCTCGCCGAACTCTCGCATCACGAGGATGTCGGGCTGCTTGCCTATTCGCCGCTCGCCGGCGGTATCCTGACCGGCAAATATGTCGATGGTCTGAGACCGAAGGGTTCGCGCGCGTCGATCAACCCCGATATCGGCGGCCGGTTGCAGCCGCTGCAGGAGCCGGCGACCAAGGCCTATGTGGCGCTCGCAGCCCGGTACGGCCTCAATCCGACAGCCATGGCGCTTGCCTTCTGCCGATCAAGGCCCTTCATGACGTCGGTCATCATCGGCGCGACGTCGATGGAGCAGCTCGATACTGACCTGTGTTCCGTCAATCTCAAGCTGTCGATCGAGGTTTTGGCTGAAATCGAAAAGGTTCACCGCCAGTACCCGATGCCGATGTGA
- a CDS encoding YicC/YloC family endoribonuclease: MALQSMTGFARREGTSGRWRWAWELRSVNGKGFDLRLRLPPGLERMEAEVRRLAGETFSRGNLQASLSVTADENRFEAVLNKEALAAVLAMREQLVDVIDPAPLKLDTLLLVRGIVEFREGEDGEEALAARDAEIIAGLLAALSDLKAMRAQEGAALSRILLDHVATIEGLTRTIEMDSSRSPAEIAARLAAQVALLMDGMAALDRDRLHAEAALLATKADLREEIDRLKAHIAAARDLLEKGGPAGRRLDFLAQEFNRESNTICSKSNASAVTAAGIELKVVIDQFREQVQNLE; encoded by the coding sequence ATGGCTTTGCAGTCCATGACCGGTTTTGCGCGGCGCGAGGGAACGAGCGGCCGCTGGCGCTGGGCATGGGAGCTGCGCTCGGTGAATGGCAAGGGTTTCGACCTGCGCCTGCGCCTGCCGCCCGGCCTCGAACGCATGGAGGCGGAGGTCCGCCGCCTTGCCGGCGAAACCTTCAGCCGCGGCAACCTGCAGGCATCCCTATCGGTCACTGCCGACGAGAACCGTTTCGAGGCGGTGCTGAACAAAGAGGCGCTCGCTGCCGTGCTTGCCATGCGCGAACAACTGGTTGACGTGATCGATCCTGCGCCGTTGAAGCTCGATACGCTGCTTCTCGTGCGCGGCATCGTGGAGTTCCGTGAAGGCGAGGATGGCGAGGAGGCGCTTGCCGCCCGTGACGCAGAAATTATTGCCGGCCTGCTCGCCGCGCTTTCCGATCTCAAGGCAATGCGCGCACAGGAAGGGGCGGCGCTTTCCCGCATCCTTCTCGATCACGTCGCGACGATCGAGGGTCTGACCCGGACGATCGAGATGGATTCCTCACGTTCGCCGGCTGAGATCGCGGCTAGGCTTGCGGCACAGGTCGCCTTGCTGATGGACGGCATGGCCGCCCTCGACCGTGACCGGCTTCACGCCGAGGCCGCTTTATTGGCGACGAAGGCGGATCTGCGCGAAGAAATCGATCGCCTGAAGGCACATATCGCCGCCGCGCGCGATCTCCTGGAGAAAGGCGGGCCTGCCGGGCGCCGGCTGGACTTCCTTGCACAGGAATTTAACCGAGAATCGAATACCATCTGCTCCAAGTCGAATGCCTCGGCGGTCACTGCCGCCGGCATCGAACTGAAAGTCGTGATCGACCAGTTCCGCGAGCAGGTCCAGAATTTGGAGTAG
- the fabD gene encoding ACP S-malonyltransferase translates to MTIAFTFPGQGSQAVGMGKDLAENFAEARAVFEEVDEALGEKLSDVMFNGPEDTLTLTANAQPALMAVSIAVVRVLQARGLDLKSNVAYVAGHSLGEYSALCAAGTFSLADTARLLRIRGNAMQAAVPVGVGAMAAIIGLEHADVVAACEEAAAIGACQIANDNGGGQIVISGEKAAVEKAAGLATDKGAKRAILLPVSAPFHSKLMAPAAEAMRAALVTVAKSDPVVPLIANVRAAPVTGADEIASLLVEQVTGQVRWRETVEWFAANGVTTLYELGSGKVLTGLARRIDKTINGVSVNGPSDIDTTVAALMA, encoded by the coding sequence ATGACCATCGCTTTCACTTTTCCCGGCCAGGGCAGCCAGGCCGTCGGCATGGGCAAGGATCTCGCCGAGAATTTCGCCGAAGCCCGCGCCGTTTTCGAAGAGGTTGACGAGGCACTTGGTGAAAAGCTTTCCGATGTCATGTTCAACGGGCCTGAGGACACGTTGACCTTGACGGCGAACGCCCAGCCGGCGCTGATGGCGGTATCGATCGCCGTCGTCCGTGTTCTGCAGGCCAGGGGGCTGGATCTGAAGTCCAATGTTGCCTACGTCGCCGGCCACTCGCTCGGCGAATATTCGGCACTCTGCGCCGCCGGCACTTTTTCGCTCGCCGATACGGCGCGGCTGCTGCGTATTCGCGGCAATGCCATGCAGGCGGCCGTCCCCGTCGGCGTCGGCGCCATGGCCGCGATCATCGGCCTCGAACATGCCGATGTCGTTGCCGCCTGCGAGGAGGCGGCCGCCATCGGCGCCTGCCAGATCGCCAACGACAATGGCGGCGGCCAGATCGTCATCTCGGGCGAGAAGGCAGCTGTCGAAAAGGCCGCCGGGCTTGCGACCGACAAGGGCGCCAAGCGCGCCATCCTGCTGCCGGTCTCCGCTCCCTTCCATTCCAAGCTGATGGCGCCTGCGGCCGAGGCCATGCGCGCGGCGCTGGTAACGGTCGCCAAGTCCGATCCGGTCGTGCCGCTGATCGCCAATGTCCGCGCCGCGCCGGTGACCGGCGCCGACGAGATCGCCAGCCTCCTGGTCGAGCAGGTGACCGGCCAGGTCCGCTGGCGCGAGACGGTGGAATGGTTCGCCGCAAACGGCGTCACGACGCTTTACGAGCTCGGTTCCGGCAAAGTGCTGACCGGCCTTGCCCGCCGCATCGACAAGACAATCAACGGCGTCTCGGTCAATGGTCCCTCGGATATCGACACGACCGTCGCCGCCCTCATGGCCTGA
- the fabF gene encoding beta-ketoacyl-ACP synthase II — protein MRRVVITGTGMVSPLGCGTEVAWSRLLAGQNGARLVTEFEVDDLPAKIACRIPIGDGTDGTFSADQWMEPKEQRKVDPFIIFGMAAADMALADAGWHPETDEDQIATGVLIGSGIGGIEGIVEAGYTLRDKGPRRISPFFIPGRLINLVSGQVSIRHKLRGPNHSVVTACSTGAHAIGDAARLIALGDADVMVAGGTESPVSRISLAGFAACKALSTQHNDEPQKASRPYDRDRDGFVMGEGAGIVVLEELEHATARGAKIYAEIVGYGLSGDAYHITAPSEDGEGAGRCMAMALKRAGLTPADIDYINAHGTSTMADTIELGAVERLVGNAASKISMSSTKSATGHLLGAAGAIEAIFATLAIRDNIAPPTLNLDNPERETAIDLVPHKAREREINVALSNSFGFGGTNASLVLRRYAQ, from the coding sequence ATGAGACGTGTCGTCATCACCGGTACCGGCATGGTATCACCCTTGGGATGCGGAACTGAGGTGGCGTGGTCGCGGCTGCTTGCCGGCCAGAACGGCGCTCGTCTGGTAACCGAATTCGAAGTCGACGACCTTCCCGCCAAGATCGCCTGCCGTATCCCGATCGGTGACGGTACCGACGGCACCTTCAGTGCCGATCAGTGGATGGAGCCGAAGGAGCAGCGCAAAGTCGATCCCTTCATCATCTTCGGCATGGCCGCCGCCGATATGGCGCTCGCCGATGCCGGGTGGCATCCCGAAACCGATGAGGATCAGATTGCCACCGGCGTGTTGATCGGCTCCGGCATCGGCGGCATCGAAGGCATCGTCGAGGCGGGTTACACCTTGCGTGACAAGGGCCCGCGCCGCATCTCCCCCTTCTTCATTCCCGGCCGCCTGATCAACCTCGTTTCCGGCCAGGTTTCAATCCGCCACAAGCTGCGCGGACCCAATCATTCGGTCGTCACCGCCTGCTCGACGGGCGCGCATGCGATCGGCGATGCCGCGCGGCTGATCGCGCTTGGTGACGCCGACGTCATGGTCGCCGGCGGCACGGAATCTCCCGTCAGCCGCATTTCGCTGGCGGGATTTGCCGCCTGCAAGGCGCTGTCGACCCAGCACAATGACGAGCCGCAGAAGGCTTCGCGCCCCTATGACCGCGATCGCGACGGCTTCGTCATGGGCGAGGGCGCCGGCATCGTCGTGCTCGAAGAGCTGGAGCATGCCACAGCCCGCGGCGCCAAGATCTACGCCGAGATCGTCGGCTACGGCCTATCGGGTGACGCCTATCACATTACCGCGCCTTCCGAAGACGGCGAGGGTGCCGGCCGCTGCATGGCGATGGCGCTGAAGCGCGCCGGGCTGACGCCGGCCGACATCGATTACATCAACGCCCACGGTACTTCGACCATGGCCGACACGATCGAGCTCGGCGCGGTCGAGCGCCTGGTCGGCAACGCGGCGTCGAAGATCTCCATGTCCTCGACCAAGTCGGCGACGGGACACCTTCTCGGTGCTGCCGGCGCGATCGAGGCGATCTTCGCGACACTTGCCATCCGTGACAATATCGCGCCGCCGACGCTCAATCTCGACAATCCCGAACGCGAAACGGCGATCGATCTTGTTCCGCACAAGGCGCGTGAGCGAGAAATCAATGTGGCGCTGTCCAACTCGTTCGGATTCGGTGGCACAAATGCATCGCTCGTGCTGCGCCGATACGCACAATAA
- the mltG gene encoding endolytic transglycosylase MltG, giving the protein MSDTTNQSNDTQAQKGPIIPKSPSEALRPERVPEPPKRSRNARSQIVLFLNFIMTMTVLVCVLAVIGFYYATSTYQSPGPLQTNTNFIVRNGAGLAEIATNLERNAIISDARIFRYLTATHLSAGESLKAGEYEIKARASMSDIMELLKSGKSILYSVSFPEGLTVRQMFDRMLQDPVLEGDLPAALPAEGSLRPDTYKFSRGTKRSEIIEQMAAAQQKLVDQIWDKRDASLPLRSKEEFVTLASIVEKETGIPDERAHVASVFLNRLGKGMRLQSDPTIIYGLFGGQGKPADRPIYQSDLKRDTPYNTYVIKGLPPTPIANPGKDALEAVANPWKTQDLYFVADGTGGHVFAATLEEHNANVKRWRKLEADKGSDPNIAVDGQPEEQPGDNGATVVPPKKKKIN; this is encoded by the coding sequence GTGAGCGATACGACGAACCAGAGCAACGACACCCAGGCGCAGAAGGGACCGATCATCCCGAAGTCGCCGAGCGAAGCCCTGCGTCCGGAACGTGTTCCGGAGCCGCCGAAACGCTCCAGGAACGCCCGCAGCCAGATCGTTCTTTTCCTGAACTTCATCATGACGATGACGGTGCTGGTCTGCGTCCTCGCCGTCATCGGCTTCTACTACGCGACCTCGACCTATCAGAGCCCGGGCCCGCTGCAGACCAACACCAATTTCATCGTCCGCAACGGTGCGGGTCTGGCGGAAATCGCCACGAACCTCGAGCGCAACGCGATCATCTCCGACGCCCGTATTTTCCGATATCTGACGGCGACTCATCTTTCCGCCGGCGAGAGCCTGAAGGCCGGCGAATATGAGATCAAGGCGAGAGCCTCCATGAGCGATATCATGGAGCTGCTGAAATCGGGCAAGTCCATCCTCTATTCGGTGTCCTTTCCGGAAGGCCTGACGGTCCGTCAGATGTTCGACCGCATGCTGCAGGATCCGGTCCTGGAGGGCGACCTGCCGGCCGCGTTGCCGGCAGAAGGCAGCCTGCGTCCGGACACCTACAAATTCTCGCGCGGCACCAAGCGCTCGGAAATCATCGAGCAAATGGCGGCTGCGCAGCAGAAGCTCGTCGATCAGATCTGGGATAAGCGCGACGCCTCGCTGCCGCTGCGATCAAAAGAGGAATTCGTGACCCTCGCTTCGATCGTCGAAAAGGAGACCGGTATTCCAGACGAACGTGCCCATGTCGCCTCCGTTTTCCTGAACCGGCTTGGCAAGGGCATGCGTCTGCAGTCGGATCCGACGATCATCTATGGGCTGTTCGGTGGGCAGGGAAAACCAGCCGACCGGCCGATCTACCAGTCGGACCTGAAGCGGGACACGCCTTACAATACCTATGTCATCAAGGGCCTGCCGCCGACGCCGATCGCCAATCCCGGCAAGGATGCGCTGGAAGCCGTTGCCAACCCTTGGAAGACCCAGGATCTCTATTTCGTCGCCGACGGCACCGGCGGCCACGTCTTTGCCGCGACGCTCGAGGAGCACAATGCCAACGTCAAGCGCTGGCGCAAGCTCGAGGCTGACAAGGGTTCGGATCCGAACATCGCCGTCGACGGCCAGCCGGAAGAGCAGCCGGGCGACAACGGCGCGACTGTCGTGCCGCCGAAGAAAAAGAAGATCAACTGA
- a CDS encoding adenylate/guanylate cyclase domain-containing protein — MERKLAVILAGDVAGYSRLVAANEEDALATLSVYGATIGDLVREHGGRIFGSAGDSMVAEFHSAVQGVRAAVAIQRALHRRNADLPVDRRMEFRLGLNLGDVVVSGDNLLGDGVNVAARLQEVALPSGICVSGALREQIEGKLDFPLVSMGDRTLKNIPRPVPVHRVDWSREDPVEAGVLGGPLRLPDKPSIAVLPFVNMSDDPEQEFFADGLTEDIITALSLYRWFFVIAQNSSFVFKGRAVDVKQIGRDLGVRYIVEGSVRRVGMRIRVTGQLIEAESGVHLWAQRYDREIADIFAIQDELTQNVVGAIEPEILIGESRRALLRTTDNLDAYESHMRGTWLHNAQDTAEHFSEAIIWHRRAIELDPSFARAHMMLARSLYARCLRGFSDDVDRDSTELRLEAERAVALDPRDPYSHYVMCLGHFAAHNAPAAVEASQQAIDLNPNFALAHMALGWARIFAGHFAEACDPLHMALRLSPHDPFTYLFFDRLALSHYHLSNYEEATHYSERGLSLRRAYFNRLVLLASLGQLDRHDEARRLIPEILAHAPTDLEHYWKFLTPYVATNHYDHFVDGLRKAGLPLLNSPREQC; from the coding sequence GTGGAACGAAAGCTCGCAGTGATACTTGCCGGCGACGTTGCCGGTTACAGTCGCCTTGTTGCAGCCAACGAGGAAGACGCCCTTGCGACACTCAGTGTCTATGGCGCCACCATCGGTGATCTGGTGCGCGAGCATGGCGGGCGGATTTTCGGCAGCGCCGGAGATAGCATGGTCGCCGAATTCCACAGCGCAGTGCAAGGCGTCCGTGCAGCCGTCGCGATCCAGCGCGCCCTCCATCGCCGAAATGCGGACCTGCCTGTGGATCGACGCATGGAGTTCCGCCTTGGGCTCAACCTCGGCGATGTCGTCGTCTCCGGAGATAACTTGCTTGGCGACGGCGTGAACGTCGCCGCCCGCCTTCAAGAAGTGGCGCTGCCTTCAGGTATCTGTGTTTCCGGTGCTTTGCGGGAGCAGATCGAGGGCAAGCTGGACTTTCCGCTCGTGTCGATGGGCGATCGCACACTGAAAAACATTCCCCGCCCGGTGCCCGTGCATCGGGTTGACTGGAGCCGCGAGGACCCTGTTGAAGCGGGGGTGCTCGGCGGACCACTCAGACTGCCTGACAAACCCTCGATCGCCGTATTACCCTTCGTCAACATGTCCGATGACCCGGAGCAGGAGTTCTTCGCCGATGGCTTGACCGAAGACATCATCACGGCGCTCTCGCTTTATCGCTGGTTTTTCGTCATCGCTCAGAACTCGTCCTTTGTGTTTAAGGGACGCGCGGTTGATGTGAAGCAAATCGGGCGCGATCTCGGCGTGCGCTATATCGTAGAAGGCAGCGTGCGCAGGGTCGGGATGCGTATTCGCGTCACAGGCCAGCTGATCGAGGCGGAAAGCGGCGTGCACCTCTGGGCACAACGCTACGACCGTGAAATCGCCGATATCTTCGCCATTCAGGACGAACTTACCCAAAACGTCGTCGGTGCCATCGAGCCTGAAATCCTTATCGGCGAAAGCCGCCGTGCGTTGCTGCGAACCACGGACAACCTCGATGCCTACGAGAGCCACATGCGCGGCACCTGGCTGCATAACGCACAGGATACGGCCGAGCATTTCAGCGAGGCCATCATCTGGCATCGGCGAGCCATCGAACTCGATCCCAGCTTTGCGCGCGCCCACATGATGTTGGCCCGCTCGCTCTACGCCCGCTGTCTCCGCGGCTTCAGCGACGACGTCGACAGGGACAGTACTGAACTTCGCCTCGAGGCAGAACGTGCTGTCGCGCTCGACCCGCGCGATCCCTACTCTCATTATGTTATGTGCCTCGGCCATTTTGCGGCTCATAACGCTCCAGCCGCGGTCGAGGCGTCCCAGCAGGCGATCGATCTCAACCCCAATTTTGCACTCGCGCACATGGCGCTCGGATGGGCTCGCATTTTCGCCGGCCATTTCGCCGAAGCCTGCGACCCGCTGCACATGGCCCTGCGGCTTAGTCCGCATGACCCCTTTACCTATCTCTTTTTCGACCGACTAGCGTTGTCCCATTACCATCTCAGCAACTACGAGGAGGCTACTCACTATTCCGAACGCGGACTGTCGCTCCGCCGTGCTTATTTCAACCGACTCGTGCTCCTCGCGAGTCTAGGACAGCTCGATCGCCACGACGAAGCGCGGCGGCTAATACCGGAAATTCTAGCACACGCACCGACGGACCTCGAACACTACTGGAAGTTTCTGACACCCTATGTCGCCACCAACCACTACGACCATTTCGTCGACGGTTTACGCAAAGCAGGACTACCTTTGTTGAACTCGCCGCGAGAACAATGCTGA
- the fabG gene encoding 3-oxoacyl-[acyl-carrier-protein] reductase, with the protein MFDLSGRKALVTGASGGIGEEIARLLHKQGAIVGLHGTRVEKLEALAAELGERVKIFPANLSDRDEVKALGQKAEAELEGVDILVNNAGITKDGLFVRMSDEDWDAVIEINLTATFRLTRELTHPMMRRRYGRIINITSVVGVTGNPGQANYCASKAGMIGFTKSLAQEIATRNVTVNCVAPGFIESAMTGKLNDKQKEAIMGAIPMKRMGTGGEVASAVAYLASSEAAYMTGQTLHVNGGMAMI; encoded by the coding sequence ATGTTCGATCTTTCCGGCCGCAAGGCTCTCGTCACCGGCGCATCGGGCGGTATCGGCGAGGAAATCGCTCGCCTTCTTCATAAGCAGGGCGCCATCGTCGGTCTGCACGGCACCCGTGTCGAGAAGCTGGAAGCGCTGGCGGCCGAGCTCGGCGAGCGCGTGAAGATCTTCCCGGCCAACTTGTCGGACCGTGACGAGGTGAAGGCGCTCGGCCAGAAGGCCGAGGCCGAGCTCGAAGGTGTCGATATCCTCGTCAACAATGCCGGCATCACGAAGGACGGCCTGTTCGTGCGCATGAGCGACGAGGACTGGGATGCGGTTATCGAGATTAATCTGACGGCGACATTCCGCCTGACGCGCGAGTTGACGCATCCGATGATGCGCCGCCGCTATGGCCGTATCATCAACATCACCTCCGTCGTCGGCGTCACCGGCAATCCGGGCCAGGCCAATTACTGCGCCTCCAAGGCTGGCATGATCGGTTTCACCAAGTCCTTGGCGCAGGAAATTGCCACCCGTAACGTGACGGTCAACTGCGTCGCGCCCGGCTTCATCGAAAGCGCCATGACCGGCAAGCTGAACGACAAGCAGAAGGAAGCGATTATGGGGGCGATCCCGATGAAGCGCATGGGCACCGGCGGCGAGGTCGCTTCGGCTGTTGCCTACCTTGCATCCTCCGAAGCCGCCTACATGACAGGCCAGACGCTGCACGTAAACGGCGGCATGGCGATGATCTGA
- a CDS encoding acyl carrier protein — protein sequence MSDIAERVKKIVIDHLGVDADKVVESASFIDDLGADSLDTVELVMAFEEEFGVEIPDDAADSILTVGDAVKFIEKAQA from the coding sequence ATGAGCGATATCGCAGAACGCGTAAAGAAAATTGTTATTGATCATCTTGGCGTTGATGCCGACAAGGTCGTCGAGAGCGCCAGCTTTATCGACGATCTGGGCGCTGACTCGCTCGACACGGTCGAACTTGTCATGGCATTCGAAGAAGAATTCGGCGTCGAAATTCCTGACGACGCTGCCGACTCGATCCTGACGGTCGGTGATGCAGTGAAGTTTATTGAGAAGGCCCAGGCCTGA